The Molothrus aeneus isolate 106 chromosome 31, BPBGC_Maene_1.0, whole genome shotgun sequence genome includes a window with the following:
- the LOC136568354 gene encoding uncharacterized protein has product MGSHQQKGDGQGMSEQSGGCHGGGCGCCCHHGGGGGGGGCCHGGGGYQSQGSSCHGGGGGGGGCCGGGGGSGGGGGIIYQTHMASTSCGGGGGGGGGGGGGGGQQSQGSICIIGGGGGGGGGGGGGGGGGSDHQSHVPICIGGGGGGGGGGGQQSQGPICIDGGGGGGGGGGGGQQSQGPICIDGGGGGGGGGGGGGQQGKGIIIIGGGSGGGGGGGGGGHQGQGPICIGGGSGGGGGGGGGSGQQSQGPICIGGGGKGGGGGGGGGGGGQGPIIISGGGGGGGKGGGGGGGGGGGCGGGGQGPIIISGGGGGGGKGGGGGGGGGGCGGGGQGPIIISGGGGGGGKGGGGGGGGGGSGQQGQGPICIGGGSGGGGGGGSSHQGQGPICIGGGTGGGGGGGGGGSGHQGQGPIIISGGGGGGGGGGGSGHQGQGPICIGGGMGGGGGGGGSGHQGQGPIIISGGGGGGGSGHQGQGPICIGGGMGGGGGGGGGGGGGGSGHQGQGPIIISGGGGGGGGSGQQSQGPVCIGGGSGGGGGGGGSGHQGQGPVVIIGGGGGGGGGSSSSGGMSMQQQTQPICWPPQTKRK; this is encoded by the exons ATGGGATCCCACCAGCAGAAGGGCGACGGCCAAGGGATGTCCGAGCAGTCCGGAGGGTGCcacggcggcggctgcggctgctgctgccaccacggaggaggtggaggaggaggaggatgctgcCACGGTGGAGGAGGATACCAGAGCCAGGGATCGTCCTGCCacggtggaggaggaggaggaggaggctgctgcGGCGGTGGCGGTGGCAGCGGTGGCGGTGGTGGGATCATTTATCAGACTCACATGGCATCAACCTCTtgtggaggtggaggaggaggaggaggtggaggaggaggaggaggcggccaACAAAGCCAAGGATCCATCTGCATtattggaggaggaggaggaggaggaggtg GGGGTGGAGGTGGCGGAGGAGGAGGTTCTGACCACCAGAGCCATGTACCCATCTGCAtcggagggggaggaggaggtggtggaggtggTGGCCAGCAAAGCCAAGGTCCCATCTGCATAGATGGAGGAGGTGgcggtggtggtggtggaggtggTGGCCAGCAAAGCCAAGGTCCCATCTGCATAGATGGAGGAGGTGgcggtggtggtggtggtggaggtggtggccagcagggcaaagGAATCATCATTATTGGTGGAGGTAGcggtggaggtggaggtggaggtggcGGTGGTCACCAGGGCCAAGGTCCCATCTGCATTGGAGGTGGcagtggaggaggag gtggtggtggaggaggctcagggcagcaaaGCCAAGGTCCCATCTGCATCGGTGGGGGTGgcaagggaggaggaggaggaggaggaggaggtggaggtggcCAAGGTCCCATCATCATTAgtggaggaggtggtggtggtggcaagggaggaggaggaggtggaggaggaggaggtggatgtggtggtggtggccaAGGTCCCATCATCATCAgtggaggaggtggtggtggtggcaagggaggaggaggaggtggaggaggaggtggatgtggtggtggtggccaAGGTCCCATCATCATCAgtggaggaggtggtggtggtggcaagggaggaggaggaggaggaggtggaggaggttCAGGACAGCAGGGCCAAGGTCCCATCTGCATTGGAGGTggcagtggaggaggaggag gtggTGGCTCAAGCCACCAAGGCCAAGGTCCCATCTGCATCGGAGGTGGcacgggaggaggaggaggaggaggaggaggaggctcaggCCACCAGGGCCAAGGTCCCATCATCAttagtggtggtggtggaggaggaggaggaggaggaggttcaGGGCACCAGGGTCAAGGTCCCATCTGCATCGGAGGTGgcatgggaggaggaggaggaggaggaggctcaggCCACCAGGGCCAAGGTCCCATCATCAttagtggtggtggtggaggaggaggtTCAGGGCACCAGGGTCAAGGTCCCATCTGCATCGGAGGTGgcatgggaggaggaggaggaggaggaggaggaggaggaggaggaggttcaGGCCACCAGGGCCAAGGTCCCATCATCATtagtggaggaggaggaggaggaggtggctcAGGGCAGCAAAGCCAAGGCCCCGTGTGCATTGGGGGAggcagtggaggaggaggaggaggaggaggctcaggCCACCAGGGCCAAGGTCCCGTGGTCATCATCGGCGGTGgtggtggaggtggaggtggctcctccagctctggagGAATGTCCATGCAGCAGCAGACCCAGCCCATCTGCTGGCCACCGCAGACCAAGCGCAAGTAG